The uncultured Desulfuromonas sp. genome has a segment encoding these proteins:
- a CDS encoding sensor histidine kinase, which produces MEFNRLRRGLRCVKPRTLYGQMLALVLVVALIELFISGAIFASLIGSISEKQIGRRALDIAHSVAVMPAVIAALQQPEGHHPEIQQLAEAIRVETVAEYVVVADRNGKRLSHPEVERIGEKFVGGDEALALLEGRSYTSKALGTLGYSLRGIVPVFDHKRSIIGFVAVGYLAQDIAEIVHGYQREPRTYILMMIVVALLSASVIARFVKKQTLGLEPYEIAALYQERDAILQSIRAGIIAVDGASRIRLINQAALQHTGLDPSATLVGRPVAEVFADSDFMPLLQAGQEIHFKELVIDGQPMFFTSVPIVYQGEVSGSVASFRRKEELDRLEEELRQTREFTEMLRVQAHEYSNKLHTLSGLLQIQAYDEALDLIVREAEDYQSLIRFLTRAVPHPMISAIILGKYNRAQELKVAFSIDADSTMADIPDSLNQQKLVTILGNLLDNALEAAQRNSQRPAKIQLFMTDIGHDLIFEIEDSGRGVADEEQEHVFLKGYSSKIDHAQSPSAHGVGLYLVREKVQELSGQVTISTGDLGGALFTVMIPKQPHREEG; this is translated from the coding sequence ATGGAGTTCAATCGTCTGCGACGCGGGTTGCGTTGTGTTAAACCGCGCACGCTCTATGGTCAGATGCTGGCGCTGGTTCTGGTTGTGGCACTGATCGAATTGTTTATCAGTGGGGCGATTTTTGCCAGTCTGATCGGCAGCATCTCAGAGAAGCAGATTGGCCGTCGGGCGCTGGATATTGCCCATTCCGTGGCCGTCATGCCGGCGGTTATCGCGGCCCTGCAACAGCCTGAGGGCCATCATCCGGAAATCCAACAGTTGGCGGAAGCCATCCGTGTGGAAACCGTCGCGGAATATGTGGTGGTTGCTGATCGAAACGGCAAGCGCCTGTCCCACCCTGAAGTGGAACGCATCGGTGAAAAATTTGTCGGCGGTGATGAAGCTCTTGCCTTGCTGGAAGGTCGCTCTTATACGTCCAAAGCACTGGGAACCTTAGGCTATTCTTTACGTGGCATTGTGCCGGTATTCGATCATAAGAGAAGCATCATCGGTTTTGTCGCGGTTGGTTATCTTGCGCAGGATATCGCTGAAATCGTTCATGGCTACCAGCGCGAGCCGCGTACTTATATACTGATGATGATCGTTGTTGCCTTGCTCAGCGCGTCGGTGATTGCCCGCTTTGTCAAAAAGCAGACGTTGGGGCTGGAACCTTATGAGATCGCCGCCCTCTATCAGGAACGTGACGCCATTCTCCAATCAATCCGAGCCGGGATTATTGCCGTGGACGGTGCGTCACGCATCCGCTTGATCAACCAGGCCGCCCTGCAACACACCGGTCTTGATCCCTCGGCGACTCTGGTCGGTCGGCCTGTCGCCGAGGTGTTTGCCGACAGTGATTTTATGCCGTTGCTGCAGGCCGGCCAGGAGATCCATTTCAAAGAGCTGGTCATTGACGGCCAGCCGATGTTTTTTACCAGCGTGCCCATTGTTTATCAGGGCGAGGTGTCCGGCTCCGTGGCCAGTTTTCGCCGCAAAGAGGAGTTGGACCGCCTTGAAGAAGAGCTGCGCCAGACCCGCGAATTCACCGAAATGCTGCGGGTGCAGGCTCACGAATATTCCAACAAACTGCATACGCTGTCCGGTCTGCTGCAGATTCAAGCCTATGATGAGGCTCTCGACCTGATCGTGCGGGAAGCGGAAGACTACCAAAGCCTGATTCGATTCTTGACCCGAGCTGTACCGCATCCGATGATCTCGGCGATCATCCTCGGCAAGTACAACCGTGCTCAGGAGCTCAAAGTCGCGTTTAGCATTGATGCCGACAGCACCATGGCCGATATCCCGGACAGCCTCAATCAACAGAAACTGGTGACGATTCTCGGAAATCTGTTGGATAATGCTCTGGAAGCCGCGCAGCGCAACAGTCAGCGCCCGGCAAAAATTCAACTGTTCATGACCGACATCGGTCATGATTTGATTTTTGAGATCGAGGATTCCGGGCGTGGCGTTGCCGACGAAGAGCAGGAACATGTGTTTCTCAAAGGCTATTCGTCGAAAATTGATCACGCACAGTCCCCCAGCGCTCATGGCGTCGGGCTTTATCTGGTCAGGGAAAAAGTGCAGGAATTGTCCGGGCAGGTAACCATCTCCACCGGGGATCTGGGCGGCGCTTTGTTTACCGTGATGATTCCCAAACAGCCGCACAGGGAGGAAGGTTGA
- a CDS encoding ABC transporter substrate-binding protein produces MACLCCSMHKQLILLTTLLCFSSIALAEAKDGESLDFPLDMAELRAELSDAHRPETRDNRYPRRIDYQIRTWNKITDALNNRSASLLLEQQPQRVIPHTVGLTEELWAIVPHERIVALHESCRVSAYSFLAEQFPPDIPTFLTEDAEMVIGLQPELVITSFYSSAAFKHQLDLAEIPHVQTGFFGDIDDIREQIHLFGDMLGVEASARQLLQTMAHNSQAICTVVAQRLDGKVPTLLYYDRMGFVAGKHTLFDALCRRLGVKNAASEHGIGFFKQIGYETVLKWNPDIIVVPADSGLKERLTGQPILAMSNAVQQRRIYAIPEYYLTASSQFVIASLNYLGGILNDE; encoded by the coding sequence ATGGCGTGTCTCTGTTGTTCTATGCATAAACAGTTGATCCTGTTAACAACCTTGCTGTGTTTCAGCTCCATCGCTTTGGCCGAGGCCAAGGACGGCGAATCTCTGGATTTCCCCCTAGACATGGCGGAACTGCGTGCCGAGCTGAGCGATGCCCATCGCCCGGAAACCCGCGACAATCGTTACCCACGCCGCATCGACTATCAGATCCGCACCTGGAACAAAATCACTGATGCGCTGAACAATCGCTCGGCCAGCCTGCTGCTTGAACAGCAACCGCAACGGGTCATCCCACATACGGTCGGCCTGACTGAGGAGCTGTGGGCGATTGTGCCCCATGAGCGCATTGTCGCTCTGCATGAGAGCTGCCGGGTGTCGGCGTATTCGTTTTTGGCGGAACAATTTCCGCCGGACATTCCAACCTTTCTCACCGAAGATGCCGAGATGGTCATCGGCCTGCAACCGGAGTTGGTGATCACCAGTTTTTACTCTTCGGCGGCTTTTAAACATCAGCTCGATCTGGCGGAAATCCCCCATGTTCAGACCGGTTTTTTCGGCGACATCGATGACATTCGCGAACAGATTCACCTGTTTGGCGACATGCTCGGCGTGGAAGCCAGCGCCCGTCAGCTGCTGCAAACCATGGCGCACAACAGTCAGGCAATTTGCACGGTGGTGGCCCAACGCCTCGACGGCAAGGTGCCGACCCTGCTCTATTACGACCGCATGGGCTTTGTGGCAGGCAAGCATACGCTGTTTGATGCGTTGTGCCGACGCCTTGGCGTTAAAAATGCCGCCAGCGAACACGGCATTGGCTTTTTCAAGCAGATCGGCTACGAAACGGTGTTGAAGTGGAATCCCGACATCATTGTTGTGCCGGCGGACAGTGGTCTGAAGGAGCGCCTCACCGGCCAACCGATTCTGGCCATGTCGAACGCAGTGCAACAGCGCCGCATCTATGCGATCCCTGAATATTATCTGACCGCCTCGTCGCAGTTCGTCATTGCCAGCCTCAATTACCTTGGGGGAATTCTCAATGACGAGTGA
- a CDS encoding ABC transporter ATP-binding protein, with the protein MQPLIDIDNLSYAIGGQPILQDISASFEPGLIHGVIGPNGAGKSTLLRNLCRIWEPASGTVKIHGRDHRHIRRRELSQMITLVPQESRVDFSIRVFDFIAMGRHSHLGRFSWLGSNDLSIIEQAMEVTGTLPFKDRVINQLSGGESQLVSIARALVTEAPIILLDEPTSSLDIQHKLQIMELLTRLKAQGKTILMSIHDLDLARRYCDTLMLLESGRLYCQAPTEEAFQTAHIRQVFHVDIEESETPHGVSLLFYA; encoded by the coding sequence ATGCAACCCCTGATCGACATCGACAACCTCAGCTACGCCATTGGCGGCCAGCCGATTCTGCAGGACATCAGTGCCTCGTTTGAACCGGGCCTGATTCACGGTGTCATCGGCCCGAACGGTGCCGGCAAATCGACGTTGCTGCGCAATTTGTGTCGCATCTGGGAGCCTGCGAGCGGTACGGTGAAGATTCATGGCCGCGACCATCGTCACATCCGTCGCCGTGAGCTGAGTCAGATGATCACTCTGGTGCCGCAGGAGTCGCGGGTTGATTTTTCCATTCGCGTGTTTGACTTTATTGCCATGGGCCGCCACTCCCATCTGGGGCGTTTTTCGTGGCTGGGCAGCAATGATCTGAGCATTATTGAGCAGGCCATGGAGGTGACCGGAACGTTGCCGTTCAAAGATCGAGTGATTAATCAGCTGTCCGGCGGTGAAAGTCAGCTGGTGAGCATTGCCCGCGCGTTAGTGACGGAAGCGCCGATTATCCTGCTTGATGAGCCGACCAGCTCGCTGGACATTCAGCACAAGTTGCAGATTATGGAGTTGCTCACCCGGCTCAAGGCACAGGGCAAAACCATTTTGATGAGTATTCACGACCTGGATCTGGCGCGGCGCTATTGTGACACCCTGATGTTGTTGGAGAGCGGTCGCCTGTATTGTCAGGCGCCGACGGAAGAAGCGTTTCAGACTGCGCATATTCGCCAGGTCTTTCATGTTGATATTGAGGAGAGCGAGACACCGCATGGCGTGTCTCTGTTGTTCTATGCATAA
- a CDS encoding hydrogen-dependent growth transcriptional repressor, whose product MGRKKEHPKKHIVSCRINTEEMEILRGLSEDSGMSITMLLRKSLDALTNNHPLNA is encoded by the coding sequence ATGGGACGCAAAAAAGAACATCCGAAAAAACACATTGTATCGTGCCGCATCAACACTGAGGAGATGGAGATTCTGCGTGGCCTTTCTGAAGATTCCGGCATGAGTATCACCATGCTGCTGCGCAAGAGCCTCGATGCTCTGACCAACAATCACCCTCTTAATGCGTAG
- a CDS encoding response regulator produces MTPLRVLIVEDDPRIAQLHQRFCEKVAGFEVSGLAATCEEADELAIILEPDLLLLDLYLPDGNGMDLLRQLRTRGQEVDVILITAAKDVAAVQQALRAGAFDYIVKPAVFARFEEALTKFAAYREQLGQGDVLNQNDIDQLLHSHHQPRALERGAVPKGIDPLTLTKIRQVFADRQGAGLSAEEVGAQIGASRSTARRYLEYMVSISELTADVVYGSVGRPERRYFSFEN; encoded by the coding sequence ATGACACCGCTACGCGTCTTAATTGTTGAGGATGATCCGCGCATTGCCCAGCTGCATCAACGGTTTTGCGAAAAAGTCGCCGGATTTGAGGTCAGCGGGTTGGCCGCGACCTGTGAAGAGGCGGATGAGCTGGCCATCATCCTCGAACCCGATCTGCTGCTGCTCGATCTGTATTTGCCCGACGGTAACGGCATGGATCTGTTGCGTCAGTTGCGTACCCGTGGCCAGGAGGTGGATGTGATTCTGATCACCGCAGCCAAGGATGTGGCTGCCGTCCAACAGGCACTGCGGGCCGGAGCATTTGATTATATTGTCAAACCGGCGGTGTTTGCGCGCTTCGAAGAGGCTCTGACCAAGTTTGCCGCGTACCGGGAGCAACTCGGGCAGGGGGATGTGCTCAATCAGAACGATATCGATCAGTTGTTGCACAGTCACCATCAGCCGAGAGCCCTCGAACGGGGGGCCGTGCCGAAAGGGATTGATCCCTTGACCCTGACGAAGATTCGCCAGGTGTTTGCCGACCGGCAAGGAGCAGGGCTGAGTGCCGAAGAGGTGGGCGCGCAGATCGGTGCCAGTCGCTCGACGGCGCGGCGTTATCTCGAATACATGGTGTCGATCAGTGAGCTGACGGCCGATGTGGTGTATGGCAGTGTCGGGCGGCCGGAGCGGCGTTATTTCAGTTTTGAAAATTAG
- a CDS encoding type II toxin-antitoxin system Phd/YefM family antitoxin: MAIRKESTGHLGEWQMQEAKNRLSRVVEEARRGKPQTITVHGAPAAVVLSFEQYKELTRAKTPLSQFFQTSPLRGIELDLERSRETGREVDL; this comes from the coding sequence ATGGCAATTCGTAAAGAGAGCACAGGTCACTTGGGTGAGTGGCAAATGCAGGAGGCAAAAAATCGTTTAAGTCGTGTCGTAGAAGAAGCACGACGCGGGAAGCCGCAGACAATCACAGTTCACGGTGCCCCGGCTGCCGTGGTTCTCTCCTTTGAACAGTACAAGGAGCTGACCAGAGCCAAGACTCCATTGTCGCAGTTTTTTCAGACCTCACCACTACGCGGCATTGAGCTCGATCTTGAACGTAGCCGCGAAACGGGAAGAGAGGTCGACCTTTGA
- a CDS encoding type II toxin-antitoxin system VapC family toxin, giving the protein MNFLVDTCVVSELVKAQPNPKVVEWIDAVDEGRIFLSVLTLGELEKGIAKLQNVPRKDALREWLEHDLIERFAGKILPIDEAVAVAWGRMQGEAEQKGNKLPVIDSLLAATAEINGLTVATRNVVDFERCGCRLFNPWAS; this is encoded by the coding sequence TTGAATTTTCTTGTTGATACATGCGTCGTCTCGGAGCTGGTCAAAGCACAGCCGAATCCAAAGGTTGTTGAATGGATTGACGCAGTCGATGAAGGCAGGATCTTTTTAAGCGTGTTGACCCTGGGAGAATTGGAAAAGGGCATTGCAAAACTACAGAATGTGCCGCGCAAGGATGCTCTACGTGAATGGCTGGAACATGACCTGATTGAGCGATTCGCCGGTAAGATTCTGCCGATAGATGAAGCTGTGGCCGTAGCTTGGGGCAGAATGCAGGGAGAAGCTGAACAAAAAGGAAATAAACTTCCGGTCATCGACTCTTTGTTGGCCGCCACGGCCGAAATAAACGGTCTGACCGTTGCGACCAGGAATGTTGTTGATTTTGAACGTTGCGGCTGTCGTCTATTTAATCCTTGGGCGTCATGA
- a CDS encoding iron ABC transporter permease produces the protein MTSEAHGTTIGKPLLSLLATLVCLLLGMTLSVSIGSWSISLSQIGEILGHVLSGGVIDPTDPTGTIVWFGRVPRTLCGALVGFSLGCAGVVMQGVFKNPMASPGIIGTSSGAALGAVTALYFGLAATSLYLVPLLAVTMAFVSLMVVLAVATSGGLTSRYTLLLGGIAFNAIFTAITSVVIVLSTEQYDMARKIVSWLMGDLTNRSWEHVIIIAVIALVGFIGSLLYARDLNILMISEEQARNFGVRVNWSRNILLVFSALLTGGAVAVAGGIGFVGLIAPHMMRSLVGSDNRLLLPAAGLLGGALVVYADCLVRLVGSGGLRIGVLTALLGGPFFLFLIIRDRKKYVYF, from the coding sequence ATGACGAGTGAGGCGCACGGCACGACCATCGGTAAACCGTTGCTGTCCCTGTTGGCCACGCTGGTGTGCCTGCTGTTGGGCATGACCTTGTCGGTATCGATCGGTTCGTGGTCAATCTCGTTGTCCCAGATTGGCGAGATTCTCGGCCATGTGCTGAGCGGCGGGGTCATTGATCCGACCGACCCCACCGGCACCATTGTCTGGTTTGGCCGGGTGCCGCGTACGCTGTGTGGTGCGCTGGTCGGCTTTTCACTCGGCTGTGCCGGTGTGGTAATGCAGGGCGTGTTCAAGAACCCCATGGCCAGCCCGGGCATTATCGGCACCAGTTCCGGTGCGGCGCTCGGTGCGGTAACCGCCTTGTATTTCGGGCTCGCGGCGACCAGCCTGTATCTGGTGCCGCTACTGGCCGTGACCATGGCTTTTGTGTCGTTGATGGTGGTCCTAGCTGTCGCGACCAGTGGCGGCCTGACGTCGCGCTATACGCTGCTGCTTGGCGGTATCGCCTTTAACGCCATTTTCACCGCCATCACCTCGGTGGTGATTGTCCTATCCACGGAGCAATATGATATGGCCCGCAAAATCGTCAGCTGGTTGATGGGCGACCTGACCAACCGGTCGTGGGAGCATGTCATCATCATTGCGGTCATTGCTCTGGTCGGCTTTATCGGCTCTCTCCTCTATGCCCGCGACCTCAACATCCTCATGATCAGCGAGGAGCAGGCGCGAAACTTCGGCGTACGCGTCAACTGGTCGCGCAATATCCTGCTGGTGTTTTCCGCCCTGCTGACCGGTGGTGCGGTGGCTGTTGCCGGCGGCATCGGCTTTGTCGGCCTGATTGCGCCGCACATGATGCGCAGTCTGGTGGGATCGGATAACCGCCTGTTGCTGCCCGCTGCCGGTTTGCTGGGTGGGGCGCTGGTGGTCTATGCCGACTGTCTGGTGCGCCTGGTAGGCAGCGGCGGCCTGCGCATCGGTGTGCTGACTGCGCTGCTCGGCGGTCCGTTCTTTTTGTTTCTGATCATCCGCGATCGCAAAAAATACGTTTACTTCTGA
- a CDS encoding anaerobic C4-dicarboxylate transporter — protein MLYIQFMFLLLMLYLGSRYGGIGLGVVSGIGLVAEVFIFQMPPTSPPITVMLIIMAVVTCASVLEAAGGLKYMLQIAERILRSNPRRVTFLGPLVTYTMTFMLGTGHAVYSVMPIIGDVALKNGIRPERPMAASSVAAQLGITASPISAAVVYYLAQLANIDATITLLSILSVTIPATFIGMIAMSLYSMRRGVELEDDPEYQRRMQDPDMRKRIEETTATTLDEELPASAKQSVILFILALVTIVIIAMFPSIRTIADAAKPIKMSVVIQMMMLAFGGIILLVTKTKTSKVPEGVVFKSGMVAAIAIFGIAWMSDTYFQFAMPSFKAGILDMVQAYPWTFALAMFIVSVVVNSQAATCRMMLPVALGMGLSPALVIGIMPSCYGYFFIPNYPSDIATVAFDITGTTKIGKYYFNHSFMVPGLIAVITACCVGYVLASMLI, from the coding sequence ATGTTGTACATCCAGTTTATGTTCCTGCTCTTGATGTTGTATCTGGGAAGCCGCTATGGAGGAATCGGACTGGGCGTTGTTTCCGGCATCGGTCTGGTGGCCGAAGTGTTTATTTTCCAGATGCCGCCGACCTCACCGCCCATCACCGTCATGCTGATCATCATGGCCGTCGTCACCTGTGCCTCGGTGCTGGAAGCCGCCGGCGGGCTTAAATACATGTTGCAAATCGCCGAGCGCATCCTGCGTTCCAACCCGCGCCGGGTGACCTTTCTTGGTCCTCTGGTGACCTACACCATGACGTTTATGCTTGGTACCGGCCATGCGGTGTATTCCGTCATGCCGATCATCGGCGATGTCGCGTTGAAAAACGGTATCCGTCCTGAGCGGCCCATGGCAGCGTCTTCGGTGGCCGCGCAACTGGGCATTACCGCCAGCCCGATCTCAGCCGCGGTCGTCTATTATCTGGCTCAATTGGCCAACATCGATGCAACCATCACCCTGCTGTCGATCCTCAGCGTCACGATCCCCGCCACATTTATCGGCATGATCGCCATGTCGCTGTACAGCATGCGTCGTGGGGTTGAACTGGAAGATGATCCGGAATATCAGCGTCGTATGCAGGATCCGGACATGCGTAAACGCATTGAAGAAACCACCGCGACCACTCTTGATGAAGAGCTGCCGGCTTCGGCGAAACAATCGGTCATCCTGTTTATTCTTGCCCTGGTCACCATTGTTATTATCGCCATGTTCCCGAGCATCCGCACCATCGCGGACGCCGCCAAACCGATCAAGATGTCTGTCGTCATTCAGATGATGATGTTGGCCTTTGGCGGCATCATTCTGCTGGTGACAAAAACCAAAACCTCCAAAGTGCCTGAAGGCGTGGTGTTTAAATCCGGTATGGTCGCCGCCATTGCCATCTTCGGTATCGCCTGGATGAGCGACACCTACTTCCAGTTTGCCATGCCGAGCTTCAAAGCCGGTATCCTGGATATGGTTCAGGCCTATCCGTGGACCTTTGCCCTGGCCATGTTCATCGTCTCCGTCGTTGTCAACAGCCAGGCAGCCACCTGCCGCATGATGCTCCCGGTCGCTTTGGGTATGGGCCTGTCTCCGGCGCTGGTGATCGGCATCATGCCCTCCTGCTACGGCTATTTCTTCATCCCCAACTATCCGTCGGATATTGCCACCGTGGCGTTTGACATCACCGGCACGACGAAGATCGGCAAGTACTACTTCAACCACAGCTTCATGGTTCCCGGTTTGATTGCGGTCATTACGGCCTGTTGTGTCGGCTATGTCCTGGCCTCCATGCTCATCTAA
- a CDS encoding phospholipase, translating to MRLIFVHGWSVTNTDTYGQLPEALQAASADYDLSLDLHHIYLGKYVSFHDEVTIDDIARGLHQALHDLPGNGDQIQPFSCITHSTGGPVVRYWLNRFYGPEGLSVTPLHHLVMLAPANHGSSLAILGKQRVGRIDAWFKGVEPGQRVLDWLCLGSEGQRRLNESGLHYDYAAHNVYPFVLTGQGIDRKFYDFINNYLTEPGSDGVVRVAGANMNYRFFSVGQSDEVLRKNPYTTRLVTQASHPVRVSPAVPFGVYNQYSHSGKTMGIMRSIDKDKGAEQSVVADILKCLQIESAAAYQQRAAELAALTEETQTKARQDKTNERYAMLVFRVQDDQGNTFSKDDYDIVLLGGKTYQPKTMPKSFLRDRQMNNKTSNLVFYIDVDQFHEIKDGLFGIRVVARPQQGFSYYQWAEFRSDGVTLTDIVASNQTTYVDISLTRCVDKNVFQFARGDEKRGSFKGVKADGGEIEEK from the coding sequence ATGCGCTTGATCTTTGTTCATGGCTGGAGTGTCACCAATACTGACACCTACGGCCAACTGCCCGAGGCGCTGCAAGCCGCCTCAGCCGATTACGACCTGTCACTTGATCTGCATCATATCTACCTCGGCAAATACGTCAGCTTTCACGACGAAGTCACCATCGACGATATTGCCCGTGGCCTGCATCAAGCCCTGCACGATCTGCCCGGCAATGGCGATCAGATTCAACCCTTCTCGTGTATTACCCATTCCACCGGCGGCCCAGTGGTGCGTTACTGGCTCAATCGCTTTTATGGCCCGGAAGGGCTCAGCGTTACTCCGCTGCACCATCTGGTGATGCTGGCTCCGGCCAATCATGGCTCCTCCCTGGCCATCCTCGGCAAGCAGCGCGTCGGTCGCATTGATGCCTGGTTTAAAGGCGTTGAACCGGGGCAGCGTGTGCTTGACTGGCTGTGCCTCGGCAGTGAAGGGCAGCGCCGCCTCAACGAAAGCGGCCTGCATTACGACTATGCCGCGCACAACGTCTATCCCTTCGTTCTCACCGGTCAGGGCATTGACCGCAAGTTTTACGACTTTATCAACAACTACCTGACCGAGCCCGGCAGCGATGGCGTGGTCCGCGTCGCCGGGGCCAATATGAATTACCGCTTCTTTTCCGTGGGCCAGAGTGACGAGGTGTTGCGCAAAAATCCTTACACCACCCGACTCGTCACGCAGGCGAGTCACCCGGTGCGTGTGTCGCCTGCCGTGCCCTTTGGGGTCTACAACCAATACAGCCATTCCGGCAAAACCATGGGCATCATGCGCAGTATCGATAAAGACAAAGGCGCGGAACAGTCCGTGGTCGCCGACATTCTCAAATGCCTGCAAATCGAGTCAGCCGCTGCCTACCAGCAGCGAGCTGCCGAGTTGGCCGCCCTGACCGAAGAGACCCAAACCAAAGCCCGTCAGGATAAAACCAATGAACGCTACGCCATGCTGGTGTTCCGCGTTCAGGATGATCAGGGCAACACCTTCAGCAAAGACGACTACGACATAGTGCTGCTTGGCGGTAAAACCTATCAGCCTAAAACCATGCCGAAAAGCTTTCTGCGCGATCGCCAGATGAACAACAAGACCAGCAACCTGGTGTTTTACATCGATGTCGATCAATTTCACGAAATTAAAGACGGCCTGTTCGGCATTCGCGTGGTTGCCCGCCCACAACAAGGCTTTTCCTATTACCAGTGGGCCGAGTTCCGCTCCGATGGCGTCACACTGACCGATATTGTCGCATCCAACCAGACCACCTATGTGGATATCTCCCTCACGCGCTGCGTGGATAAGAATGTATTCCAGTTTGCGCGTGGAGATGAGAAACGGGGGAGTTTTAAAGGGGTGAAGGCTGATGGTGGAGAGATCGAAGAAAAATAA
- a CDS encoding aldehyde ferredoxin oxidoreductase C-terminal domain-containing protein yields MDKIFRVNMTTLTTTVEAVPEAWLGLGGRALTSTIVATEVDPECHPLGQFNKLVFAPGLLSGTAAAQSGRMSCGAKSPLTGGIKESNAGGTTAQQFARMGIKAMIIEGLPQEDKFYSLHITKDGVTIAEESELLGAGNFAVIDAMVEKYDKKIGVMTIGIAGELKMASANISVKDPDGKIRSHGRGGMGAVMGSKKIKYMTVDSDGAGAVPIADPDKFKKAARIFAKAMLDHPVSGEGLPTYGTNILVNILNEAGGLPTKNFRYGQFEPHDKISGETMHDTIVERGGHPKHGCHKGCIIQCSQVYVDKQGQYVTSGFEYETIWGMGANCCVDNLDEIAEADNIMDDIGIDSIEGVVMFGVAMEAGILPFGDGKGILRMLREEIGKGTPLGRILGGGAGCVGRTYGVTRVPVVKNQAIPAYDPRSVKGIGVTYATSTMGADHTSGYTIATNILNVGGFVDPLKKDGQVELSRNLQIATAAIDSTGMCIFIAFPALDIPECLPALIDMINARFGCELTGDDVTELGKRVLKIEHQFNLDAGMTNKDDRLPEFFKTDPVPPHNAIWDFSDDEIDAFWNF; encoded by the coding sequence ATGGATAAAATTTTTCGCGTAAATATGACCACCCTGACGACGACTGTTGAAGCGGTGCCGGAAGCTTGGCTCGGCCTCGGTGGTCGCGCTTTGACATCAACCATCGTCGCAACGGAAGTTGATCCGGAATGCCACCCGCTGGGTCAATTTAATAAGCTGGTTTTCGCTCCCGGCCTGCTCAGCGGTACGGCCGCGGCCCAATCCGGCCGCATGTCCTGTGGTGCCAAGAGCCCGTTGACCGGTGGGATCAAAGAGAGTAATGCCGGCGGCACCACCGCCCAGCAGTTTGCCCGCATGGGCATCAAGGCGATGATCATCGAGGGCCTGCCCCAAGAGGACAAGTTTTACAGCCTGCACATTACCAAAGACGGCGTCACCATTGCTGAGGAGTCTGAGCTGCTCGGCGCCGGCAACTTTGCGGTCATCGATGCCATGGTGGAAAAGTACGACAAGAAAATCGGCGTTATGACCATTGGTATTGCCGGTGAACTGAAAATGGCTTCGGCTAATATTTCAGTCAAAGACCCGGACGGCAAGATTCGCAGCCATGGTCGTGGCGGCATGGGCGCCGTAATGGGGTCAAAAAAGATCAAGTATATGACCGTTGATTCCGACGGTGCCGGTGCCGTGCCCATCGCCGACCCGGATAAATTCAAGAAAGCCGCGCGCATATTTGCCAAGGCAATGCTGGATCACCCGGTCAGTGGCGAAGGTCTGCCGACCTACGGCACCAATATCCTGGTTAATATCCTCAACGAAGCAGGTGGCCTGCCGACCAAGAACTTCCGTTACGGCCAGTTCGAGCCGCACGACAAGATCAGTGGCGAGACCATGCACGACACCATTGTTGAGCGTGGCGGTCATCCCAAGCACGGGTGCCACAAAGGCTGCATCATCCAGTGCTCTCAGGTTTATGTCGACAAGCAAGGTCAGTATGTCACGTCAGGGTTTGAGTACGAGACCATCTGGGGCATGGGCGCCAACTGTTGTGTGGACAACCTGGATGAGATCGCCGAGGCCGACAACATTATGGATGATATCGGCATCGACTCCATTGAAGGCGTCGTTATGTTTGGTGTGGCCATGGAAGCGGGCATCCTGCCTTTTGGTGACGGCAAGGGGATTCTGCGTATGCTGCGCGAGGAGATCGGCAAAGGCACACCGCTCGGTCGCATTCTTGGCGGCGGCGCCGGTTGTGTTGGCCGAACCTACGGTGTGACCCGTGTTCCGGTGGTCAAGAACCAGGCGATTCCCGCCTATGATCCGCGCAGCGTTAAAGGGATCGGTGTGACGTATGCCACCAGTACCATGGGGGCGGACCATACGTCCGGTTACACCATTGCCACCAACATTCTCAACGTCGGCGGTTTTGTTGATCCGTTAAAAAAGGATGGCCAGGTCGAGTTGTCGCGCAATCTGCAGATTGCCACTGCCGCCATTGATTCCACCGGCATGTGCATCTTCATTGCGTTTCCGGCCCTGGATATTCCCGAGTGCCTGCCGGCGCTGATCGACATGATCAATGCCCGCTTCGGCTGTGAGCTGACCGGCGATGACGTCACGGAACTGGGTAAGCGCGTCCTTAAAATTGAGCATCAGTTCAACCTCGATGCCGGTATGACCAACAAGGATGACCGTCTGCCCGAGTTCTTCAAAACCGATCCGGTTCCGCCGCATAACGCCATCTGGGATTTCAGCGATGACGAGATCGACGCGTTCTGGAATTTCTAG